In the genome of Mycobacterium kansasii ATCC 12478, one region contains:
- a CDS encoding DUF4232 domain-containing protein: protein MPGPAAWAAPVDSNDEPTPCRAERIAVTASPTQAAVGHRALNLIFSLAGGAVPCTLTGYPGVDSGAGGPLIHAQPTLRGYMGGLPASVTVPPTITVSLSQQAQTVVESIAFDAGGNRCPTYTDLLVNLPDTPVVFTVPATIDACQLQVHPITEAAPQSGESA, encoded by the coding sequence ATGCCGGGCCCAGCCGCGTGGGCCGCGCCGGTTGACAGCAACGACGAACCGACGCCGTGCCGGGCGGAGCGCATCGCCGTGACCGCCTCCCCGACCCAGGCCGCCGTGGGCCACCGTGCGCTGAACCTGATATTCAGCCTTGCCGGCGGCGCGGTGCCGTGCACGCTGACCGGCTACCCCGGCGTCGACTCGGGCGCCGGCGGGCCCCTCATTCACGCCCAGCCCACACTGCGCGGGTACATGGGCGGCTTGCCGGCCAGTGTCACGGTGCCGCCCACGATCACCGTGTCGCTGTCGCAACAGGCGCAGACCGTCGTGGAGAGTATCGCCTTCGATGCCGGCGGCAACCGATGCCCCACTTACACCGACCTGCTCGTCAACCTTCCCGACACCCCGGTGGTGTTCACCGTGCCGGCCACCATCGACGCCTGCCAATTGCAGGTGCACCCCATCACCGAGGCAGCACCGCAATCCGGTGAGTCCGCTTAG